A window of Kribbella amoyensis contains these coding sequences:
- a CDS encoding RNA polymerase sigma factor SigF, whose translation MTDDSSLGDAQESTDLRTRTAELFAAMRAARPGEPEHILARDGLVTLHMPLVEHLARRFRNRGEPYDDLVQVATIGLIKAIDRFDADRGVEFSTYATPTILGEIKRYFRDKGWAIRVPRRLQELRLSLTSATAELTQELGRAPTVAELSDRLGLAQDLVIEGLESANAYNTLSLDAPDQNEQDTTTVLDGLGGEDEALESVEYRESLKPLLAQLETREKRILTLRFFRGMTQSQIAEEIGISQMHVSRLLARTLTELRAGLLKE comes from the coding sequence GTGACCGACGACAGCTCCCTGGGCGACGCCCAGGAATCCACCGACCTGCGCACCCGCACCGCCGAACTGTTCGCGGCGATGAGGGCGGCGCGCCCTGGCGAGCCGGAGCACATCCTGGCCCGCGACGGGCTGGTCACCCTGCACATGCCGCTGGTCGAGCACCTGGCCCGCCGGTTCCGCAACCGCGGCGAGCCGTACGACGACCTGGTCCAGGTGGCCACGATCGGCCTGATCAAGGCGATCGACCGGTTCGACGCCGACCGCGGGGTGGAGTTCTCCACCTACGCGACGCCGACGATCCTCGGCGAGATCAAGCGGTACTTCCGGGACAAGGGCTGGGCGATCCGGGTCCCCCGCCGGCTGCAGGAGCTCCGGCTCTCGCTCACCTCGGCGACCGCGGAGCTGACCCAGGAGCTCGGCCGGGCGCCGACCGTCGCCGAACTGTCCGACCGGCTCGGCCTGGCCCAGGACCTGGTGATCGAGGGACTGGAGTCCGCGAACGCGTACAACACCCTCTCGCTGGACGCCCCGGACCAGAACGAGCAGGACACCACCACGGTGCTGGACGGGCTCGGCGGTGAGGACGAAGCGCTGGAGAGCGTGGAGTACCGGGAGTCCCTGAAGCCGTTGCTGGCCCAGCTGGAGACCCGGGAGAAGCGGATCCTGACGCTGCGGTTCTTCCGCGGGATGACGCAGTCCCAGATCGCCGAGGAGATCGGGATCTCGCAGATGCACGTCTCCCGGCTGCTGGCCCGCACCCTGACCGAGTTGCGCGCGGGCCTGCTGAAGGAGTGA
- a CDS encoding ATP-binding protein, whose translation MSSTDGPDEVRLSIPANGAYVAVPRSVVGNLAARNDFTVDAIDDLRIVVDEACAMLLPHATDGALECVFEIEPPHLTARVSATVPDGWHPDTESIGWVMLTALVESATAETENGRLTISVTATASAAEKA comes from the coding sequence GTGAGCAGCACCGATGGTCCCGACGAGGTCCGGCTCAGCATTCCGGCGAACGGCGCCTATGTCGCCGTGCCGCGGTCGGTGGTCGGTAACCTCGCCGCCCGCAACGACTTCACCGTGGACGCGATCGACGACCTGCGGATCGTCGTGGACGAGGCCTGCGCGATGCTGCTGCCGCACGCCACCGACGGAGCGCTGGAGTGTGTGTTCGAGATCGAGCCGCCGCACCTGACCGCGCGGGTGTCGGCGACGGTGCCGGACGGCTGGCACCCGGACACCGAGTCGATCGGCTGGGTCATGCTGACCGCGCTGGTCGAGTCGGCCACCGCCGAGACGGAGAACGGCCGGCTCACCATCAGCGTGACGGCGACCGCCTCCGCCGCGGAGAAGGCGTGA